The Nostoc sp. 'Peltigera membranacea cyanobiont' N6 genome contains the following window.
GCTGGTATCAAAGAACCAGATGAAGTTTTAAAAGTCCTCAAACAGTCAGCACGAGTGATTCAGGATGATGGTTTGAACTATTATGGCGCTGGACAACTCAATGCAGAAGCAGCAGTCAAACTAGCCTTTAGCGGACAAATCAGTTTTCCAGATTTCTTTCGGTGGTTACGGGATAGCGGCTATCTTAACCCCGGCTTTTGGATTGATGGTGGTGCGATCGCACTGTTACCTAAGATTTTAATGGTAGTTGGTTCCTATCTGCTGGCTTGGTTTTTACGAGTTTACTTCCCTTTCACTTGGAGTTGGTCTTTATTCAGTGGATTAACTGCCGGCAGTTCTGGGTTATTCTTCCTTAAGGGAATCTATATTTTTGATCTTCCCCAGTGGCCTTTCCGAGTTTTGGGCAGTTCAATTCCCGAACTAGGTAATACCCTCCAAGGAACTGATGCGTTGAATCCCCTATTTGCTAGCGTACTGATTCCCATTGTGTTGATGGCATTGCTGTTGGGACATCCTAGTTGGAAATGGTTTGCCATTGGTTCGACATTAGGTGTCGCAGCGTGCTTGACGGTAAGTGCATTTTTCGATCCAGCCGTTTGGGGTTTGGGAGGTGGTAACATAGCACGCCTATTCCTCATCGCCAATGCCCTAATCTGTTATGGACTTGTTCGTTTAGCATTGAAAAACGAAGAAAAGATAGCATAAATGGGGAATGGGGAATTGGGAAGAATTCTTAATAACTCCTAACTTCCCCACTCAGCAGGGGCTAAACGCCCCCCTACCGCTAACAGCACTCACAAATCAGCACTATTTATGAGCATTACACTTACAGGTACAATCCAACGCCGTGATATTGGCACAGGCGCATGGGCATTAGTCACAGAAGAGGGCGTTACTTACGAGATCCTCAGAGGGGCTGACAAAGACTTACTCAAAGAAGCACAAAAAGCAAAAGTTAAGGGACAGGTGCGTGAAGATATCATGACAACTGCCATGATTGGCCCTGTCCTAGAGGTTAAATCTTTTGAGGTAATTAGTTCTGATTAGCTGTGGAATTCAGAACCTCTTGAAGACGGCTTCTAAATTCACCTTTGGGATGACCTCCTTTTACTTCACCGACAATCTGAAATTCCCCTTCTGGAGAATTGCAGATGATGTAAGTAGGCCATCCCATTTCTGATTTGTCGGGATACTGAGTCAATAAAATCTTGCGATACTTGCGGTAAGCAGTCGTATCCTGCATTTTCACATCAATAAATTCTAAACCCAGTTCTTCAGCCACTTTTTTGTCATAAAAAGACATTTTGTGGCAAATGCCGCACTCTTCTGAAGAGAACTTAATTACAGCTAAACTCATGGGTTGGTAACTCTTTGGTTTCAGGCAAAGTTTTTTAGCATAATGCCATGAAATACTATCATATAGCTGGTCATTAGTGTAATAAATTTTTATCTAACTTTGAGAAGCAGCAGCCTCTAGAGCCGCAACAAAGTCAGGAAATTTCTTTAACCGGTGAGCTAATTTCCAGTTACCCTCCTTGAGCAAAACTGGCGTTGACAAGCAACGCAGATATTGCTTCTGCGGTAGTTCTCACCACCTTAAAGGGGCTATAGGCTGCGATCGCTTGTTTTGCTATAGAAGAGGCAGGAGCGAAGGCACAGCCCCTCGGAGACATCACTTTTTATCGCGTATTTACAAACTTTGACCAATCTGCACTTAGTTACTTAAATCACTGACTAATACCATCGATCGTTGATTTCAACTGCGACTCGACCGCATTGACATAACCTCGATCGTTCAAAACTTGTGCTGGTAACTTTTTAGCCTTGATAGCAGCCTCAACCACATCTTTTGCAGTCACATTTCCTATTTGGAATTCAGATATCAAACGACCAGCACTGGGAATACCCTGCTCTTTGAAAGCACCTTTATAAGCTAAAAAGGCAATATTGAAAGGTTGAAGATAGCTGACATTTGACGAATCTGTGTTGATTTGTTCAGCACTATTGTTTGTATTAACTGTTTGAGCGTCAACAATTGCAGGTAGAAAAGCAATACACGCAACAATCAGTGCAGAATTTATCAAGTTTATAATCTTCATAATTTTCTCCTAATTTCAACTAGATTAATTAGCGTTATCTAGTAATAAAACCCTATTGTTAGTAGTTTTGTTTCTTTGTTATTAAGTTACTACTTTCTAAAATTTTCTTTCATCAAAATTGCTCAGACCCATCATCTGATATGCAATAAAAGCAGTGTCAAATGATTTGAGAGAATTTACATTCCTCGAATAGCTAGATAAAGTGTCAGAGTTGACAGATGGGTTTATTGATGCGCCATTGTTATTATTGGCTGTACGAACGCTAGTGATTTTAAGCATAGAATTCATCCAAGCAACAATATCTGCATAACTTATAAAACTTGTAAATTTCATAGTAATGAGGCTCTTATCTTCTAAGTTTTTTTCTGTCGGCTAGAAACTGAAATTCAAGTTTTTTCCTAACTACGTTTCTATACCAATATGCTAGGAAATATTCATGAGGGAAGCAAATACTTTTAATTTTTAATTTGATAAACAAAAGTGATGCCAGTATTAATTGGCATTGCAAAGTTTTCGATAGACCTTATTGATTATTAATTTGAGCTTGAATGGACTCTGATGTAAGTTAGCCGTTCAGGAGGATAAAGTAAGCCGAGCGTGTCAAAATGTTAAGTGTATAGTTTATTTGCAAACTCACTTATGCCGAAAGCAATTTGGAATGGCGCAGTTTTAGCCGAAAGCGATCGCACCGTAGTTGTGGAAAACAACCATTATTTCCCTGCTGACACCATTAACAAGGAGTATTTCACAGACAGCAACACTCACAGTACTTGTCCTTGGAAAGGTGTCGCTAGCTACTACAGTATTGAAGTTGATGGACAAATCAACAAAGATGCTGCTTGGTACTATCCCAGCACTAAAGAGAAGGCTAAGAATATTGAGGGTTATGTGGCCTTCTGGAAGGGTGTAAAAGTTGAGGCTTAATAAAGGTTCCTAGAAGTATTTTGTTTCCGGGAAATTGATTCACAATTTACAGCAATCATCAAACTAAACTTTGTGGAGGTTGGCTTGTGTCAACCTCCACAGTCTTAAAATATTTGCTAAGTATCAGTAAGGATTTTGGGATGTGATTTACTGAAGCGATCGCGGTTTTGCAATTGCAGACTCAGAAGTATACCCTGATAGTCATTTATGGGAAATCTCATTCAGAGTCTTAGTTAATCAGTAGTTGCTTTCTCTTCACTAACCAAGCCAGACCACCAGCAAGTATAACACCAGCGATCGCACTTGGTTCGGGTACTTGTCTCACAGTAACGTTAGGGTTTGTAATACTGATGGTGCCTGCTCCGATTGAAATATTGCCACCACTGCTGCTTTGCCCAAAATTGCCGCCGCTGGTTGGGTTACTTGGAACTGTTACATTACTATCATTAATCAGTGTCAGTGTATTAGCATTAATCTGCACACTATTGCCGTTGATAGTGCTATTGATAAACGTTACGTTACCAGTACTGTTATCTATTTTCACATCGTCGCTGTTAACAGTACTATTGATAAACGTTAGGTTACTAGAATTGTAACCATTGATATTACCAGCGATCGCTAGCCCAGAAAGTGTAACATCGGCGGCGGTAATGTCAAAGACGGGGAATTGATTGTTGGCACTAATGGTAAGTAAATTAGCAGCTGGGCCATTGATAGTTAGGTTTTTAGCGATCGCAACTGCCCCACTCGTCAGGGTAATTGTACTGGGATTACTACCCAATATGAACTCTACCACGTCATTGCTATTTGCAATGTTGATAGTGTCTCGCAACGAGCCAATGCCAGTGTCATTGAGATTGTTAACCGTCAAGGTAGCAGCTTGGGCTGATTCCACTTGCATTATTACCCAGGACAAAGCAACGGCTGTGGAAATAGCTTGAGCGACAGCCTTTTTTCTATTGTTTTTTATCACCTAAAACTCCTGGTATTAATTTGTCAAAGAATAAAAAAGTTATTTGTACAATTACATAGATACATCATAATGTTTAAATTTAATTTGCAAAGCGGGTTTTAATAATTAACAGATTCAAAATGTAATTGAATAATTTTCAAAAGGCTGTGAAATATTGCCCGTATCGCTAGAAATGCTTCAATATGCAGCGAATAGCGATCGCCTATTCGTGGCTTTGACTTGAATCAAAGGTGGTTCACTCTGCATCAATACCTTGCCACAACTGAGAGATAGGTACAGTATTTCCGGTCATCGCATCGTACCAACCTTTCGTGAATCTGAATTATGCTGGTAATTGTATAGGACTTGTATATATAAATTTTGCTTAAGCTGTGGTAACAATTGCATAAGCGTTTGCCACAAATAGATAAGCTTTGGTAACGAAACAACTGCATTGATAAGTTTTGCTTAAGCTGTGGTAACGATCGCATAAGTTTTGTCACAAATACATAAGCGTTCTGAACAAAATAACTTGTGTTGTGAACGAACGGACAAGTTTTCGTTACCAACGGATAAGCGTTTTGAACGAAACAACTTGTGTTGTGAACGAATGGACAAGTTTTTGTTGCCAACGGATAAGCATTTTGAACGAAACAACTTGTGTTCTTAACGAATGGACAAGCTGTGGTAACGACAACAACTTTATTCTTAACGTCCGCTTCTGTGTTGGTAACAAATGGACAAGCTGCCGTTACCATGAGAACTTCATTTGTAAGTTCGCTGCTGCAAAAGTACTTAAATTATTCTTGTGAAGAGGATTTTCTTTAAGCTTTGCATTACACGAGTAGCAAGATTACGCTGATGACAAGCTTGATAGAAATCGGGGTAAGGCATATTCTGGGCGCAATTCCAGGTTAAATCGTAGCAGTCATTATCCAATTGCCAATAACCACTTAAAGCTTTAACTACCTCAAAGCGATGTTTATTATCCTGTAGAATTTTCTCTAAGCTTTCTGCTGCCTGCCAACGGGTGGAGTCATTCACAGTAGTTGATTGCAGCAGTTGCACTAAGGCTGCGATCGCAATATCATTGCCAGTGTCAATTTTCCCTAAGCTTTCTGCTATCTCTATATGGATATTGCCATCTATATCCGTTGATTGCAACATTTTCTCCAAGGCAGCGATCGCTTGTGGATTGCCAGTACCGATTTGTCCTAAGATAATTGCCGCCTACCAACGGGTAGGCTGATCCACATCTGGTGGTTGCAGCAGTTTCTCCAAAGCAGCGATCGCTGTCTCATTGCCAATGCCGGCTGCGGTTCATTTCCCTCTACAGCACTGGTGAGTAATGGCGATTTATTTTTCTGGCGGAGTAATCCGATTAACTTGCCACCTAGCGTCCATGTAGCATCACCAATATTTTCGCCGATTTTCTCCTGTGCTTTAGTCCAAAGCGTAGTTGCGATCGCAGTAGCAACAGCCGTCAGTGTTACAGTTATCATAAATTCACTACAAATTAAATTAAATAATACAAATAGTATTACGCAAAAGCTGGGCGATTATTACTGAACATAACCCAGCTTTTTAACCCGCACAGGGGGGTTTTGTCTGTATAGCCGTGATTTCTAATCGCCAAGGCACTATAAAATAAACGGTGCGTTAGCCTTTGGCTAACGCACCCTACAAAATATATGAAATCTAATTATGAATTATCAATTAGAAGCTGCCTTCTCTGCCACATTACGAATTATTTCCTCCAACGTTTGGAGTAATTCTTGCTCGTTATAAGGTTTAGAAAAGTAAGCCCGCGCCCCCAATTGCATAGCTAGTTGTCGATGTTTATTGCTGCTACGAGAAGTCAACATCGCAACTGGAATATTTTTTGTATCAACATCTGAATTTACCTTACCTAAAAAGCCATAACCATCAAGTCGAGGCATTTCAATATCACAAATTACCGCCTCAACTCTTAATCCACTATGGAGTTTTTCTAAAGCATCTTGACCATCTTTAGCTTGTTCTACTTGATAACCTCCCTTTTCCAGAGTCAGGGCTAAAAAGCGGCGAACATTAATCGAGTCATCCACAATTAAAATTGTGCCTTTCTGCTTCACAGATGCTGCTGATATTTTATTTTCATCAAATATCAAGAATGGCGTTTTTAACCTTGCCGATGGTAATTGAATACCTTTAGGAGTCCGGCGATTTGTAGCAATCCAATACAGCAATTCATTAACATTAACTAGTGGCACTACTCGACCATCACCGAGAATTGTGCAGTTGCTGAAGCCTTCCGGTAAAGGTATATTTCCCTCAACTTGGCGAATAGCAACCTCTTGTTCGCCCCAGCAACGGTCTATTTGAATTGCTACTGGCTGATTATTCCCTTTGACTACTAACACGCTGTCAGCATTAATTGCTGCTGGAGTCTCTAATTCTGAGGTATCATAACGCAGACAATTAAACTCTAAATAAGGAGTCAGGCGAATCAGTGGCAGCATAGTTCCTTGCCAATTTAGAACTTCGCTACCTGCCATTTGAAAAACTCGCTCGTTTTGGAGTAAGAATATTTCTGAAATGACATCTGTAGGAAATGCCAACAGCATTTTGTTGATTTCTACCAGCAGAACTCGGGCAACGGAAAGTGTAAATGGTACTGATAGGGTGAAGGTAGTACCAACTCCTGGTTCTGTATCAACTTTCACATCTCCTCGAATCAGTTTGAGGTTGTTACGAACTACATCCATACCGACACCGCGACCAGATAATGCTGTAACTTGCTCGGAGGTGGTAAAACCTGGTTCAAAAATTAGTGATAATAGTTCTTCATCACTAGCATTAGCGAGTAGAGAAGCATCTAATCCCATAGCGAGGGCGCGGGTGCGAATTTTCTCCAAAGAAATGCCCCAACCATCATCACGGATGGTAATCAGGGTACGATTACTGCGGTGACTGGCTGTAATTTCAATTAATCCTTGTTCTGGTTTACCCAGAAGGCGGCGAGTGCCAGAATCTTCGATACCATGATCGAAAGCATTCCTTAAGAGATGCATTAAAGGTTCGTTTAATGTTTCTAAAATGCTGCGTTCAATTAATGTATTACCACCTTCAATTTTTAACTGGACATTTTTCCCATACTCTACATTTAAATCGCGCAAAGCTCTAGGAAAACGTTCGGTTAAATCGGATAGCGGCCGCATTCTGATGTGATTTAACTTTGTCTG
Protein-coding sequences here:
- a CDS encoding thioredoxin family protein, whose product is MSLAVIKFSSEECGICHKMSFYDKKVAEELGLEFIDVKMQDTTAYRKYRKILLTQYPDKSEMGWPTYIICNSPEGEFQIVGEVKGGHPKGEFRSRLQEVLNSTANQN
- a CDS encoding DUF427 domain-containing protein — protein: MPKAIWNGAVLAESDRTVVVENNHYFPADTINKEYFTDSNTHSTCPWKGVASYYSIEVDGQINKDAAWYYPSTKEKAKNIEGYVAFWKGVKVEA
- a CDS encoding PEP-CTERM sorting domain-containing protein (PEP-CTERM proteins occur, often in large numbers, in the proteomes of bacteria that also encode an exosortase, a predicted intramembrane cysteine proteinase. The presence of a PEP-CTERM domain at a protein's C-terminus predicts cleavage within the sorting domain, followed by covalent anchoring to some some component of the (usually Gram-negative) cell surface. Many PEP-CTERM proteins exhibit an unusual sequence composition that includes large numbers of potential glycosylation sites. Expression of one such protein has been shown restore the ability of a bacterium to form floc, a type of biofilm.), translating into MIKNNRKKAVAQAISTAVALSWVIMQVESAQAATLTVNNLNDTGIGSLRDTINIANSNDVVEFILGSNPSTITLTSGAVAIAKNLTINGPAANLLTISANNQFPVFDITAADVTLSGLAIAGNINGYNSSNLTFINSTVNSDDVKIDNSTGNVTFINSTINGNSVQINANTLTLINDSNVTVPSNPTSGGNFGQSSSGGNISIGAGTISITNPNVTVRQVPEPSAIAGVILAGGLAWLVKRKQLLIN
- a CDS encoding HEAT repeat domain-containing protein — its product is MILGQIGTGNPQAIAALEKMLQSTDIDGNIHIEIAESLGKIDTGNDIAIAALVQLLQSTTVNDSTRWQAAESLEKILQDNKHRFEVVKALSGYWQLDNDCYDLTWNCAQNMPYPDFYQACHQRNLATRVMQSLKKILFTRII